From the Anoxybacillus flavithermus genome, one window contains:
- a CDS encoding S24 family peptidase, with the protein MGNLFVLHVTDDQMAPTILAGDTAIVDTSVKPLPNGKDVAVLAVDGKIHVCRFTRRENRIVMAYDNGTTRIIPERQVEVIGKVILVSFNPEIKPLENE; encoded by the coding sequence ATGGGGAATCTATTTGTTTTACACGTAACTGATGATCAAATGGCTCCGACGATATTAGCCGGTGATACGGCAATAGTGGATACGAGTGTTAAGCCGCTGCCAAACGGGAAAGATGTTGCGGTGTTAGCGGTGGATGGAAAGATTCATGTTTGCCGCTTCACTCGGCGCGAAAATCGGATTGTGATGGCGTATGACAATGGCACAACTCGAATCATTCCAGAAAGACAGGTCGAAGTCATCGGCAAAGTCATTCTTGTATCATTCAATCCAGAGATCAAACCGCTTGAAAATGAATAA